Below is a genomic region from Phycisphaerae bacterium.
GGTGCATCGAGAGGCGCATGCCGTGGTCGCCCGCGAATCGCCCGATCCGGCTGAACTCGCTGCGAAAGTGATCGGCCCAGTCATAGTCGCAGACCGGATGCGAGGCGAACGGCACGAGGCTCGAACCGATCCGAAAAAAAAGCACTCCGTGTTCCGCGTTGAATGCCAGCGTCCGCTGGAGGCATTCGAGGTTCCCACGGATCGTCTCGACCAGCCGCTGCGGACTGTAGTTGGCGAGCCGGAAGGTCGAGTTGGGGGTGCAGCCGATACGGCGATTAATGCACGGATACCCGATCCTCATCGGCCTTCAACCTTCCCGGCCGCGCATGTGCCCCAAATCAACCCACGCGGGCGTGCAGCGTTTCCTCGATGAACTGCAGGTGAGCCTGCTCGTCCTGAAAACCGCGCTCGACCACGCCCTTGGCCGAACCGGTCAGGTGCCAGGTCCGCGCCTCGTCGTAACGGCGGTTGGTCAACCCCTCGTTCGACTTCATCGCCTTCAGCGCCCCTTCCGTCCCGGTCAGGCTCCGCAGGGCGGTAAAGCCCTCGATCAGGAATCCCTTGAAGTCGCGAGAGTACTCGGGCGGCGTGCCGCCCAAATCGCGAATCTCGCTGGCCAGTTCGGCCACGTGCCGCTGGTGGTCCTGGCGGTACTCGATCAGTTTCTCGCGGATCTGTTCGTCGTCCGCGTCAATCTGGTCGATCGCCTGGTCGTACGCGTGCACCGCGTCGATATCGACCTGTGC
It encodes:
- a CDS encoding DUF2383 domain-containing protein gives rise to the protein MANQEMIDNLSSLAQVDIDAVHAYDQAIDQIDADDEQIREKLIEYRQDHQRHVAELASEIRDLGGTPPEYSRDFKGFLIEGFTALRSLTGTEGALKAMKSNEGLTNRRYDEARTWHLTGSAKGVVERGFQDEQAHLQFIEETLHARVG